The following coding sequences are from one Spea bombifrons isolate aSpeBom1 chromosome 13, aSpeBom1.2.pri, whole genome shotgun sequence window:
- the RALGAPB gene encoding ral GTPase-activating protein subunit beta isoform X1 yields the protein MYSEWRTLHLVIKNDQGHTSVLHSYPENVGREVANAVVRPLGQALGSPSSGHESILKTDKEVKWTMEVICYGLTLPLEGDTVKYCVDVYTDWIMALVSPKDSIPLPVVREPNMYVQIILKHLQNVFVPRQEQFNSQIRLCQQVLRSVQKLARDSTSMARETWEVLLLFLLQINDTLLAAPTVPGGIAESLADKLIGVLFEVWFLACTRCFPTPPYWKTAKEMVANWRHHPAVVEQWSKAICALTSRLLRFTYGPSFPPFKVPEEDASLIPAEMDNECVTQTWFRFLHMLSNPVDLSNPSIIGTTPKFQEQFLNVSGMTQELNQYSCLKQLPQIFFRAMRGVSCLVDAFLGVAVFKNIGFQRLPKYGISRPRADSAPPTPVNRLSMPQNTATNTTPPHNRRHRTVTVNKTTVKTSSASTTHSTKVQQQASSTSPLSSPNQASSEPRPLPAPTRPKVNSILNLFGSWLFDAALVHCKLQNGVNRDSSMTASFIQILLSYKSSMATQATMEFRRKGSQLSTDTMGSSTVFDANEFPDNYEAGRAEACGTLCRIFCSKKTGEEILSAYLSRFYMVLVQGLQIGDFICHPVLASIILNSPALFCCDLKGINVVVPYFISALETILPDRELSKFKSYVNPTELRRSSIHILLSLLPLPHHFGTVKSEVLLEGKFSNDDSSVGDKPVTFLSLKLRLVNILIGALQTETDSNNTQMILGAMLNIVQDSAFLEATGNQVEMIENNLLKSHSRTNSGISTASGGSTEPTTPDSERPAQALLRDYALHTDTAAGLLMRSIHLITQRLNSQWRPDMSISLAALELLSGLAKVKVNIDPSDRRRAVSSVCTYIVHQCSRPAPYHSRDLHSMIVAAFQCLCVWLTEHPDMLNEKDCLKEVLEIVELGISGSKSINSEQQEVRYKGDKEHNPASMRVKDAAEATLTCIMQLLGAFPPPSGPASPCSLVNETTLVTYSRLPIVNKYSFRYFVLDNSVILAMLEQPLGNEQSNPSPFITVLIRGMSGRHAWSMQLCHLSRTARACQRMFVPEARPEPKNNVGIKYNVKHRPFPEEVDKIPFVKADLSIPDLHEIVTEELELRHEKLKLGMAKQIKYETALEHIKEEEWRKKSYPDPVTECRPPPPAQEFQTARLLLSHFGFLSLEALKEPTNSRLPPHLIALDSHIPGFFDDIGYLDLLPCRPFDTVFIFYMKAGQKTSQEILKNMDSSSNVQPHFLEFLLSLGWPVDVGKHPGWTGHVSTSWSINCTGENEQQDQEETGFSEDSGGSVFNGEKKVLYYADALTEIAFVVPSPMDSSTDSTESNVSEFDGDSNMDLLPGILKQPLTLELFPNHTESLNSTQRLSPSSRTKKLPQGRTVPPLGPETKVAVVWLEQYDDIENFPLSDLVAETSTGIETTTNSSTSIRNSAPEKEVPVIYIHPLYTGLFRVKVHGASGKFNMVIPLVEGMVVSRRALGFLVRQTVINICRRKRLESDSYNTPHVRRKQKITDIVNKYRNRQLEPEFYTTLFHDVGMNSCTP from the exons ATGTACTCAGAGTGGAGGACTCTGCACCTCGTCATCAAGAACGACCAGGGTCACACCAGCGTGCTGCACAGCTACCCGGAAAATGTGGGCCGCGAAGTGGCGAACGCAGTGGTCCGGCCGCTGGGCCAAGCGCTCGGCTCGCCCTCCTCCGGACATGAAAGCATATTGAAAACAGACAAAGAA GTGAAGTGGACCATGGAGGTGATATGTTACGGGCTCACGTTACCCCTGGAAGGGGATACAGTGAAGTATTGCGTGGATGTTTATACAGATTGGATTATGGCCCTCGTGTCTCCCAAGGACTCCATCCCCCTACCGGTTGTCAGAGAACCCAACATGTACGTCCAGATCATTCTCAAGCACCTCCAGAACGTCTTTGTGCCCAG ACAGGAGCAGTTTAATAGCCAGATTCGGCTCTGCCAGCAGGTTCTGCGCTCCGTCCAGAAGCTGGCCAGGGACTCGACAAGCATGGCACGTGAGACCTGGGAGGTGCTGCTCCTGTTTTTGCTGCAGATTAATGACACTCTTCTGGCTGCGCCAACCGTGCCAG GGGGCATTGCAGAAAGCCTCGCTGACAAGCTCATTGGAGTTCTGTTTGAGGTCTGGTTTTTGGCCTGTACACGCTGCTTTCCCACACCGCCTTACTGGAAGACGGCCAAAGAAATGGTGGCCAATTGGAGACATCATCCCGCCGTGGTAGAGCAGTGGAGTAAAGCCATCTGTGCACTTACTTCAAG GTTGCTGCGGTTCACCTACGGCCCGTCGTTTCCTCCGTTCAAGGTTCCTGAAGAAGATGCCAGCCTGATTCCTGCGGAAATGGACAACGAGTGCGTGACCCAGACATGGTTCCGATTTCTTCACATGTTGAG CAATCCGGTGGATCTCAGCAATCCAAGCATTATAGGCACAACACCCAAATTTCAGGAGCAGTTCCTGAATGTCAGCGGTATGACTCAAGAACTCAATCAATATTCTTGTCTCAAGCAACTGCCACAGATTTTCTTCCGAGCCATGCGCGGGGTCAGCTGCCTGGTAGATGCCTTCTTAG GAGTTGCAGTCTTTAAGAACATTGGGTTCCAAAGATTACCCAAATATG GTATCTCTCGCCCCAGAGCAGACAGCGCTCCACCTACACCGGTAAACAGACTCAGCATGCCTCAGAATACAGCTACCAACACCACCCCGCCGCACAACCGGAGGCATCGCACCGTCACTGTGAACAAGACCACCGTAAAAACCAGCTCA GCGAGCACAACCCACAGCACAAAGGTCCAGCAACAGGCATCTTCCACGTCTCCACTGTCCAGCCCGAACCAAGCCAGCTCCGAACCTCGTCCGCTGCCGGCCCCTACGCGCCCCAAAGTCAATAGCATTCTgaacctgtttggttcctggtTGTTTGATGCCGCATTGGTTCACTGCAAGCTGCAGAACGGAGTGAACCGAGACAGCAGCATGACAG CATCTTTTATCCAAATTCTTCTTTCTTATAAATCTT CGATGGCCACGCAGGCCACCATGGAGTTTCGTCGCAAAGGCTCTCAGTTGTCCACCGACACCATGGGCTCGAGCACCGTGTTTGATGCCAATGAATTCCCAGATAATTATGAGGCAGGACGGGCTGAGGCATGCGGTACCTTATGCAGGATATTCTGCAGCAAGAAAACCGGGGAAGAGATACTGTCCGCGTACCTCTCCAG GTTTTACATGGTTTTAGTCCAGGGCTTGCAAATAGGAGACTTCATCTGCCACCCCGTGCTGGCCAGCATTATCCTGAACTCGCCTGCTCTCTTCTGCTGTGATCTCAAAGGGATCAACGTGGTCGTTCCATACTTCATTTCTGCACTTGaaaccattttgcctgacag GGAACTTTCAAAGTTTAAAAGCTACGTAAACCCAACAGAACTAAGGCGATCGAGCATTCACATCTTGCTGTCGCTGCTGCCTCTTCCGCACCATTTTGGGACTGTAAAATCCGAG GTCCTGCTGGAGGGAAAGTTTAGCAACGACGACAGCTCGGTTGGTGATAAACCAGTGACCttcctgtccctgaagctgagACTTGTCAATATTCTTATAGGAGCTCTACAGACGGAGACAGATTCTAACAACACTCAAATGATTTTAG GTGCAATGCTGAACATAGTTCAAGACTCTGCATTCTTAGAAGCAACCGGTAACCAGGTAGAAATG ATAGAGAATAATCTACTGAAAAGCCACAGCAGAACAAACAGTGGTATCAGCACGGCCAGCGGTGGCAGCACTGAGCCCACTACTCCAGACAGCGAGAGACCGGCGCAGGCACTGCTGAGGGACTACG CTCTTCATACAGATACAGCCGCCGGCCTGCTCATGCGCAGCATCCATTTGATCACCCAGCGGCTGAATAGTCAGTGGAGGCCGGACATGAGCATCTCGTTGGCAGCCCTGGAGCTACTGTCTGGTTTGGCCAAG GTCAAGGTTAACATAGACCCGTCGGACAGGAGGAGGGCCGTGAGTTCCGTGTGCACATACATCGTGCACCAGTGCTCGCGCCCGGCCCCTTACCATTCACGGGACCTCCACTCCATGATTGTAGCCGCGTTCCAGTGCCTGTGTGTTTGGCTCACGGAGCATCCTGACATGTTAAATGAAAAG GACTGCCTGAAGGAGGTGCTGGAGATTGTAGAGTTGGGTATCTCTGGCAGCAAGTCAATAAATTCTGAGCAGCAGGAGGTCCGCTACAAAGGAGACAAGGAACACAACCCAGCCTCGATGAGGGTGAAAGACGCAGCAGAAGCCACTTTAACCTG TATCATGCAGCTGCTTGGGGCATTTCCTCCACCTAGCGGCCCAGCCTCCCCCTGCAGCTTGGTGAATGAGACCACTCTAGTCACCTACTCACGGCTGCCCATTGTCAACAAGTACAGTTTCCGATACTTTGTCTTGGATAACAGCGTCATTCTGGCCATGTTGGAGCAGCCGCTAGGCAATGAGCAAA GCAATCCCAGCCCATTCATCACTGTTTTGATCCGAGGGATGTCTGGCCGCCATGCCTGGTCCATGCAGCTTTGTCACCTCTCTAGGACAGCTCGAGCCTGTCAGAGG ATGTTCGTTCCCGAGGCTAGGCCTGAGCCTAAAAACAATGTTGGCATTAAGTACAACGTGAAGCACCGTCCGTTCCCAGAAGAAGTGGACAAAATTCCCTTTGTTAAAGCTGACCTGAGCATTCCTGACTTGCACGAGATCGTTACAGAAGAG TTGGAATTGAGGCACGAAAAGTTAAAGCTCGGAATGGCCAAGCAAATAAAGTATGAGACGGCCCTGGAGCACATAAAAGAGGAGGAGTGGAGAAAGAAAAGTTACCCTGACCCTGTGACGGAGTGCaggcctccgccgcctgcccaGGAGTTCCAGACGGCGCGCTTACTCCTCTCCCACTTTGGCTTCCTGTCTCTGGAGGCGCTCAAA GAACCTACAAACAGTCGTCTACCTCCTCACCTGATCGCACTCGACTCTCACATCCCCGGATTCTTTGATGATATCGGGTACTTGGATTTGTTACCTTGCCGCCCCTTCGATACggtttttattttctacatgaAGGCTGGCCAGAAAACAAGCCAAGAG ATCCTGAAGAACATGGACTCTTCTAGTAATGTACAGCCGCACTTCTTGGAGTTCCTGCTGTCCTTGGGCTGGCCAGTGGATGTAGGGAAGCACCCCGGCTGGACGGGTCATGTCTCTACCAGCTGGTCTATCAACTGCACTGGTGAGAACGAACAGCAAGATCAAG AGGAAACCGGTTTTTCGGAGGACTCTGGTGGAAGTGTTTTTAACGGGGAGAAGAAAGTCCTTTACTACGCCGATGCTCTGACTGAGATTGCATTCGTGGTTCCATCACCTATGGATTCCTCAA CGGATTCCACAGAAAGTAATGTGTCGGAGTTTGATGGCGACTCCAATATGGACCTTCTCCCTGGGATATTGAAGCAGCCTTTAACTCTTGAATTATTCCCGAATCACACGGAAAGCCTCAATTCCACGCAGAGG CTAAGCCCATCATCCCGTACCAAGAAGTTACCGCAAGGACGTACCGTCCCACCCTTGGGTCCAGAGACGAAGGTGGCAGTTGTGTGGCTGGAGCAGTATGACGATATAG AAAACTTTCCTTTATCTGATCTGGTGGCAGAAACCAGCACTGGCATTGAGACCACTACTAACAGCAGCACTTCCATCAG GAACAGCGCTCCAGAAAAAGAAGTCCCAGTGATCTACATCCACCCCCTGTACACCGGCCTGTTCCGTGTAAAAGTACACGGAGCTTCAGGGAAATTCAACATGGTGATCCCGTTAGTCGAGGGAATGGTGGTTAGCAGGAGAGCCCTGG GTTTCTTAGTGAGACAAACAGTCATTAATATTTGCCGGAGGAAGAGGCTGGAAAGCGATTCATACAACACGCCGCATGTCCGCCGAAAGCAGAAGATCACAGACATTGTCAACAAGTACAGGAACAGACAATTGGAGCCCGAGTTTTATACTACCCTTTTTCATGATGTGGGCATGAATAGCTGCACCCCATAA
- the RALGAPB gene encoding ral GTPase-activating protein subunit beta isoform X3 — MYSEWRTLHLVIKNDQGHTSVLHSYPENVGREVANAVVRPLGQALGSPSSGHESILKTDKEVKWTMEVICYGLTLPLEGDTVKYCVDVYTDWIMALVSPKDSIPLPVVREPNMYVQIILKHLQNVFVPRQEQFNSQIRLCQQVLRSVQKLARDSTSMARETWEVLLLFLLQINDTLLAAPTVPGGIAESLADKLIGVLFEVWFLACTRCFPTPPYWKTAKEMVANWRHHPAVVEQWSKAICALTSRLLRFTYGPSFPPFKVPEEDASLIPAEMDNECVTQTWFRFLHMLSNPVDLSNPSIIGTTPKFQEQFLNVSGMTQELNQYSCLKQLPQIFFRAMRGVSCLVDAFLGVAVFKNIGFQRLPKYGISRPRADSAPPTPVNRLSMPQNTATNTTPPHNRRHRTVTVNKTTVKTSSASTTHSTKVQQQASSTSPLSSPNQASSEPRPLPAPTRPKVNSILNLFGSWLFDAALVHCKLQNGVNRDSSMTAMATQATMEFRRKGSQLSTDTMGSSTVFDANEFPDNYEAGRAEACGTLCRIFCSKKTGEEILSAYLSRFYMVLVQGLQIGDFICHPVLASIILNSPALFCCDLKGINVVVPYFISALETILPDRELSKFKSYVNPTELRRSSIHILLSLLPLPHHFGTVKSEVLLEGKFSNDDSSVGDKPVTFLSLKLRLVNILIGALQTETDSNNTQMILGAMLNIVQDSAFLEATGNQVEMIENNLLKSHSRTNSGISTASGGSTEPTTPDSERPAQALLRDYALHTDTAAGLLMRSIHLITQRLNSQWRPDMSISLAALELLSGLAKVKVNIDPSDRRRAVSSVCTYIVHQCSRPAPYHSRDLHSMIVAAFQCLCVWLTEHPDMLNEKDCLKEVLEIVELGISGSKSINSEQQEVRYKGDKEHNPASMRVKDAAEATLTCIMQLLGAFPPPSGPASPCSLVNETTLVTYSRLPIVNKYSFRYFVLDNSVILAMLEQPLGNEQSNPSPFITVLIRGMSGRHAWSMQLCHLSRTARACQRMFVPEARPEPKNNVGIKYNVKHRPFPEEVDKIPFVKADLSIPDLHEIVTEELELRHEKLKLGMAKQIKYETALEHIKEEEWRKKSYPDPVTECRPPPPAQEFQTARLLLSHFGFLSLEALKEPTNSRLPPHLIALDSHIPGFFDDIGYLDLLPCRPFDTVFIFYMKAGQKTSQEILKNMDSSSNVQPHFLEFLLSLGWPVDVGKHPGWTGHVSTSWSINCTGENEQQDQEETGFSEDSGGSVFNGEKKVLYYADALTEIAFVVPSPMDSSTDSTESNVSEFDGDSNMDLLPGILKQPLTLELFPNHTESLNSTQRLSPSSRTKKLPQGRTVPPLGPETKVAVVWLEQYDDIENFPLSDLVAETSTGIETTTNSSTSIRNSAPEKEVPVIYIHPLYTGLFRVKVHGASGKFNMVIPLVEGMVVSRRALGFLVRQTVINICRRKRLESDSYNTPHVRRKQKITDIVNKYRNRQLEPEFYTTLFHDVGMNSCTP, encoded by the exons ATGTACTCAGAGTGGAGGACTCTGCACCTCGTCATCAAGAACGACCAGGGTCACACCAGCGTGCTGCACAGCTACCCGGAAAATGTGGGCCGCGAAGTGGCGAACGCAGTGGTCCGGCCGCTGGGCCAAGCGCTCGGCTCGCCCTCCTCCGGACATGAAAGCATATTGAAAACAGACAAAGAA GTGAAGTGGACCATGGAGGTGATATGTTACGGGCTCACGTTACCCCTGGAAGGGGATACAGTGAAGTATTGCGTGGATGTTTATACAGATTGGATTATGGCCCTCGTGTCTCCCAAGGACTCCATCCCCCTACCGGTTGTCAGAGAACCCAACATGTACGTCCAGATCATTCTCAAGCACCTCCAGAACGTCTTTGTGCCCAG ACAGGAGCAGTTTAATAGCCAGATTCGGCTCTGCCAGCAGGTTCTGCGCTCCGTCCAGAAGCTGGCCAGGGACTCGACAAGCATGGCACGTGAGACCTGGGAGGTGCTGCTCCTGTTTTTGCTGCAGATTAATGACACTCTTCTGGCTGCGCCAACCGTGCCAG GGGGCATTGCAGAAAGCCTCGCTGACAAGCTCATTGGAGTTCTGTTTGAGGTCTGGTTTTTGGCCTGTACACGCTGCTTTCCCACACCGCCTTACTGGAAGACGGCCAAAGAAATGGTGGCCAATTGGAGACATCATCCCGCCGTGGTAGAGCAGTGGAGTAAAGCCATCTGTGCACTTACTTCAAG GTTGCTGCGGTTCACCTACGGCCCGTCGTTTCCTCCGTTCAAGGTTCCTGAAGAAGATGCCAGCCTGATTCCTGCGGAAATGGACAACGAGTGCGTGACCCAGACATGGTTCCGATTTCTTCACATGTTGAG CAATCCGGTGGATCTCAGCAATCCAAGCATTATAGGCACAACACCCAAATTTCAGGAGCAGTTCCTGAATGTCAGCGGTATGACTCAAGAACTCAATCAATATTCTTGTCTCAAGCAACTGCCACAGATTTTCTTCCGAGCCATGCGCGGGGTCAGCTGCCTGGTAGATGCCTTCTTAG GAGTTGCAGTCTTTAAGAACATTGGGTTCCAAAGATTACCCAAATATG GTATCTCTCGCCCCAGAGCAGACAGCGCTCCACCTACACCGGTAAACAGACTCAGCATGCCTCAGAATACAGCTACCAACACCACCCCGCCGCACAACCGGAGGCATCGCACCGTCACTGTGAACAAGACCACCGTAAAAACCAGCTCA GCGAGCACAACCCACAGCACAAAGGTCCAGCAACAGGCATCTTCCACGTCTCCACTGTCCAGCCCGAACCAAGCCAGCTCCGAACCTCGTCCGCTGCCGGCCCCTACGCGCCCCAAAGTCAATAGCATTCTgaacctgtttggttcctggtTGTTTGATGCCGCATTGGTTCACTGCAAGCTGCAGAACGGAGTGAACCGAGACAGCAGCATGACAG CGATGGCCACGCAGGCCACCATGGAGTTTCGTCGCAAAGGCTCTCAGTTGTCCACCGACACCATGGGCTCGAGCACCGTGTTTGATGCCAATGAATTCCCAGATAATTATGAGGCAGGACGGGCTGAGGCATGCGGTACCTTATGCAGGATATTCTGCAGCAAGAAAACCGGGGAAGAGATACTGTCCGCGTACCTCTCCAG GTTTTACATGGTTTTAGTCCAGGGCTTGCAAATAGGAGACTTCATCTGCCACCCCGTGCTGGCCAGCATTATCCTGAACTCGCCTGCTCTCTTCTGCTGTGATCTCAAAGGGATCAACGTGGTCGTTCCATACTTCATTTCTGCACTTGaaaccattttgcctgacag GGAACTTTCAAAGTTTAAAAGCTACGTAAACCCAACAGAACTAAGGCGATCGAGCATTCACATCTTGCTGTCGCTGCTGCCTCTTCCGCACCATTTTGGGACTGTAAAATCCGAG GTCCTGCTGGAGGGAAAGTTTAGCAACGACGACAGCTCGGTTGGTGATAAACCAGTGACCttcctgtccctgaagctgagACTTGTCAATATTCTTATAGGAGCTCTACAGACGGAGACAGATTCTAACAACACTCAAATGATTTTAG GTGCAATGCTGAACATAGTTCAAGACTCTGCATTCTTAGAAGCAACCGGTAACCAGGTAGAAATG ATAGAGAATAATCTACTGAAAAGCCACAGCAGAACAAACAGTGGTATCAGCACGGCCAGCGGTGGCAGCACTGAGCCCACTACTCCAGACAGCGAGAGACCGGCGCAGGCACTGCTGAGGGACTACG CTCTTCATACAGATACAGCCGCCGGCCTGCTCATGCGCAGCATCCATTTGATCACCCAGCGGCTGAATAGTCAGTGGAGGCCGGACATGAGCATCTCGTTGGCAGCCCTGGAGCTACTGTCTGGTTTGGCCAAG GTCAAGGTTAACATAGACCCGTCGGACAGGAGGAGGGCCGTGAGTTCCGTGTGCACATACATCGTGCACCAGTGCTCGCGCCCGGCCCCTTACCATTCACGGGACCTCCACTCCATGATTGTAGCCGCGTTCCAGTGCCTGTGTGTTTGGCTCACGGAGCATCCTGACATGTTAAATGAAAAG GACTGCCTGAAGGAGGTGCTGGAGATTGTAGAGTTGGGTATCTCTGGCAGCAAGTCAATAAATTCTGAGCAGCAGGAGGTCCGCTACAAAGGAGACAAGGAACACAACCCAGCCTCGATGAGGGTGAAAGACGCAGCAGAAGCCACTTTAACCTG TATCATGCAGCTGCTTGGGGCATTTCCTCCACCTAGCGGCCCAGCCTCCCCCTGCAGCTTGGTGAATGAGACCACTCTAGTCACCTACTCACGGCTGCCCATTGTCAACAAGTACAGTTTCCGATACTTTGTCTTGGATAACAGCGTCATTCTGGCCATGTTGGAGCAGCCGCTAGGCAATGAGCAAA GCAATCCCAGCCCATTCATCACTGTTTTGATCCGAGGGATGTCTGGCCGCCATGCCTGGTCCATGCAGCTTTGTCACCTCTCTAGGACAGCTCGAGCCTGTCAGAGG ATGTTCGTTCCCGAGGCTAGGCCTGAGCCTAAAAACAATGTTGGCATTAAGTACAACGTGAAGCACCGTCCGTTCCCAGAAGAAGTGGACAAAATTCCCTTTGTTAAAGCTGACCTGAGCATTCCTGACTTGCACGAGATCGTTACAGAAGAG TTGGAATTGAGGCACGAAAAGTTAAAGCTCGGAATGGCCAAGCAAATAAAGTATGAGACGGCCCTGGAGCACATAAAAGAGGAGGAGTGGAGAAAGAAAAGTTACCCTGACCCTGTGACGGAGTGCaggcctccgccgcctgcccaGGAGTTCCAGACGGCGCGCTTACTCCTCTCCCACTTTGGCTTCCTGTCTCTGGAGGCGCTCAAA GAACCTACAAACAGTCGTCTACCTCCTCACCTGATCGCACTCGACTCTCACATCCCCGGATTCTTTGATGATATCGGGTACTTGGATTTGTTACCTTGCCGCCCCTTCGATACggtttttattttctacatgaAGGCTGGCCAGAAAACAAGCCAAGAG ATCCTGAAGAACATGGACTCTTCTAGTAATGTACAGCCGCACTTCTTGGAGTTCCTGCTGTCCTTGGGCTGGCCAGTGGATGTAGGGAAGCACCCCGGCTGGACGGGTCATGTCTCTACCAGCTGGTCTATCAACTGCACTGGTGAGAACGAACAGCAAGATCAAG AGGAAACCGGTTTTTCGGAGGACTCTGGTGGAAGTGTTTTTAACGGGGAGAAGAAAGTCCTTTACTACGCCGATGCTCTGACTGAGATTGCATTCGTGGTTCCATCACCTATGGATTCCTCAA CGGATTCCACAGAAAGTAATGTGTCGGAGTTTGATGGCGACTCCAATATGGACCTTCTCCCTGGGATATTGAAGCAGCCTTTAACTCTTGAATTATTCCCGAATCACACGGAAAGCCTCAATTCCACGCAGAGG CTAAGCCCATCATCCCGTACCAAGAAGTTACCGCAAGGACGTACCGTCCCACCCTTGGGTCCAGAGACGAAGGTGGCAGTTGTGTGGCTGGAGCAGTATGACGATATAG AAAACTTTCCTTTATCTGATCTGGTGGCAGAAACCAGCACTGGCATTGAGACCACTACTAACAGCAGCACTTCCATCAG GAACAGCGCTCCAGAAAAAGAAGTCCCAGTGATCTACATCCACCCCCTGTACACCGGCCTGTTCCGTGTAAAAGTACACGGAGCTTCAGGGAAATTCAACATGGTGATCCCGTTAGTCGAGGGAATGGTGGTTAGCAGGAGAGCCCTGG GTTTCTTAGTGAGACAAACAGTCATTAATATTTGCCGGAGGAAGAGGCTGGAAAGCGATTCATACAACACGCCGCATGTCCGCCGAAAGCAGAAGATCACAGACATTGTCAACAAGTACAGGAACAGACAATTGGAGCCCGAGTTTTATACTACCCTTTTTCATGATGTGGGCATGAATAGCTGCACCCCATAA